In Lysinibacillus sp. FSL M8-0337, the following proteins share a genomic window:
- a CDS encoding toxic anion resistance protein yields MSNSAITIERLTAETADFTKQQLCQSPEVQHIANHINVKNKIELTELGKEPAIKLSRFSDQILRTIAQSKVNESNDLLKQLEALMEQFDKKEVMEQQSFFSKLFKRAPRNKEDLYAKYNRLGRDIEKIHYQFVLMEEALANDNRMLARLYNENLTYYLELEKYIVAAEMKLEEIKTTLIPMYEKQSEAGNQISQMELTTLQAIAETLAQKIDELEKSRMVAILGATQIDMLRNGNSALMEQINGAFVTTIPVFKMGIMNAVNEKRQQLQDKSAAAFEKRMKQYGETNSNTVTQSIMHAQQNEPTLTLEEMWETIITGIASYRQLRAEHTTKRQQIEQQLMALTSEA; encoded by the coding sequence ATGTCAAATAGCGCAATAACTATAGAACGATTGACAGCAGAAACCGCAGATTTTACAAAACAACAGCTATGTCAAAGTCCTGAAGTTCAGCATATTGCCAATCATATTAATGTGAAAAATAAAATAGAACTAACAGAGCTTGGTAAAGAGCCTGCCATTAAGCTTTCGCGATTCTCCGATCAAATATTAAGAACAATTGCCCAGTCAAAAGTAAATGAATCGAATGACTTATTAAAGCAGCTTGAAGCCTTGATGGAGCAATTCGATAAAAAAGAAGTGATGGAGCAACAAAGTTTCTTTAGTAAACTGTTTAAACGAGCACCAAGAAATAAAGAAGATTTGTATGCTAAATATAATCGTCTTGGCAGAGATATCGAAAAAATCCATTATCAATTTGTTCTAATGGAAGAAGCATTGGCGAATGATAATCGGATGCTTGCTCGTTTGTATAACGAAAATTTGACATACTATCTGGAGCTTGAAAAATACATTGTAGCAGCAGAAATGAAGCTAGAGGAAATCAAGACAACATTAATTCCGATGTATGAAAAACAAAGTGAAGCAGGAAATCAAATCTCTCAAATGGAGCTTACAACGTTACAAGCGATTGCCGAAACACTTGCCCAAAAAATTGATGAGCTTGAGAAATCGCGTATGGTAGCTATTTTAGGGGCAACACAAATTGATATGTTACGCAATGGCAATAGCGCATTAATGGAGCAAATAAACGGAGCTTTTGTCACGACCATTCCTGTATTTAAGATGGGGATTATGAATGCAGTAAATGAAAAACGCCAACAGCTACAAGATAAATCGGCAGCCGCTTTTGAAAAACGTATGAAACAATATGGTGAAACAAACAGCAATACTGTTACGCAGAGTATAATGCATGCGCAACAAAATGAGCCGACACTGACGCTTGAAGAAATGTGGGAGACAATCATTACTGGTATTGCAAGTTACCGTCAACTACGCGCCGAGCACACAACAAAGCGCCAACAAATAGAGCAGCAACTAATGGCTTTAACTAGTGAAGCCTAA
- a CDS encoding cysteine protease StiP family protein produces the protein MHEIKQPDKMGSYSSEDVVFLLRDISNISLEIDNEQRERLIQSGTHYSEMLPVEYLPSEAYMTLFYQTLEDYAERIALAVGVVAQQIVARQGLEHLVLVSLARAGTPIGILIKRYIKMHYNVSVPHYTISILRGRGIDETAIRYIFTQHPHARIQFIDGWTGKGAITRELQQACASYNEQNIQQLDATLAVLADPGHCAAIYGTRADFLIPSACLNSTVSGLVSRTVWNEQFMDVNDFHGAKYYKELQDADVSNFYIDRISAHFTQVQKDVAQQLCERKSSAITWQGMESVVAIQQQYGITNHHLVKPGVGETTRVLLRRVPWKILVNPTYVQELAHILLLAKEKNVQIEEYPQMSYACCGLIKEV, from the coding sequence ATGCATGAAATAAAACAACCAGATAAAATGGGAAGCTATTCTTCAGAAGATGTTGTGTTTTTGCTACGAGATATTAGTAACATAAGCTTAGAAATAGATAATGAACAGCGGGAACGACTTATTCAATCGGGGACACATTATTCAGAAATGTTGCCTGTAGAATATCTTCCTTCCGAAGCGTACATGACGTTGTTTTATCAAACATTGGAAGACTATGCAGAACGCATTGCACTAGCTGTTGGTGTGGTGGCACAGCAAATTGTAGCACGTCAAGGTTTAGAGCATTTAGTGCTTGTTAGTTTAGCGAGAGCAGGAACGCCAATAGGTATTTTAATTAAACGATATATAAAAATGCATTATAACGTCAGTGTTCCGCATTATACGATATCGATTCTTCGTGGTCGTGGTATTGATGAGACTGCTATTCGATATATATTTACTCAGCACCCACATGCACGCATCCAATTTATTGATGGTTGGACAGGGAAAGGGGCCATAACAAGGGAATTACAACAAGCGTGTGCAAGCTATAATGAACAAAATATTCAACAACTGGATGCTACATTAGCTGTGCTTGCTGATCCAGGACATTGTGCAGCCATTTATGGCACGCGAGCAGATTTCTTAATACCTTCCGCATGTTTAAATTCAACGGTTTCAGGTTTAGTGAGCCGTACGGTATGGAATGAGCAGTTTATGGATGTCAATGATTTTCATGGGGCGAAATATTATAAAGAACTACAAGATGCCGACGTATCCAATTTCTATATAGACCGTATTAGTGCCCATTTTACACAAGTGCAGAAGGATGTAGCGCAACAACTTTGTGAGCGAAAATCATCTGCTATTACATGGCAAGGAATGGAATCGGTTGTGGCTATTCAACAACAGTATGGCATTACCAATCATCATCTTGTAAAGCCAGGCGTGGGCGAAACAACGCGCGTCTTACTTCGAAGAGTCCCGTGGAAAATTTTGGTTAACCCAACATATGTCCAGGAATTGGCGCACATTTTACTATTAGCGAAAGAAAAAAATGTTCAAATTGAAGAATATCCACAAATGTCCTATGCATGCTGTGGTTTAATAAAAGAAGTGTAG
- a CDS encoding YgzB family protein, producing MKPYKSKINKIRSFALALIFIGFVVMYGGIFFKNNPILVLIFMTLGLLCIIGSTVVYAWIGLLSTRAVQVECPNCHKHTKVLGRVDMCMYCNEPLTLDPTLEGKEFDQSYNNKAKKS from the coding sequence ATGAAACCTTACAAAAGTAAAATTAATAAAATCCGTTCATTCGCATTAGCACTTATTTTTATCGGCTTTGTTGTTATGTATGGGGGGATATTCTTTAAAAACAATCCCATCCTTGTCTTAATCTTCATGACACTTGGTTTACTATGTATTATTGGTAGTACAGTTGTCTATGCTTGGATTGGTCTTCTGTCTACAAGAGCCGTTCAAGTAGAATGCCCAAATTGTCATAAACATACGAAAGTTTTAGGCCGTGTTGATATGTGCATGTACTGTAATGAACCGTTAACACTTGATCCTACACTTGAAGGAAAAGAGTTTGACCAATCTTATAATAACAAAGCAAAAAAATCCTAG
- a CDS encoding YceG family protein produces the protein MQTVTIESVLERDSYDWLQAFQDSANVRTVYEVTPQQVRFSRIAVRILGVPIEEDDYFNSLYTMSQNPNVHILSEELNKHIEQKDFQALQTILEQHQQSPKGLSINRLIAMMYGHQLIPKHDDASMNRHLQLVTMRVVERFREQQSLGLLANDFRRFLIDMVKWLKNHWIQWTKTMKPTDDFPKVVWYGETTMSQCYFLLLLMELGCDVLIFHPSAIDEFATVDPTDAFSVSYAYVSQTALQPFPDKLRERQATVGYSSSQHYEHLMHDHQSGVYRPWQFKDHMPQSLTLRMTYDDIFIYANEKAMVRPKFEALRDKVIIPVIFAKISGVSSRREEYWANMHQLLASPQTVFVQEFPYAKTSRANFHFHYKHCLVNGELSTERILQSDWWQYGELTLELQQAIAHTIKTSCEQPLLKRQPNESPYDLQLFLFKQMTMIPKEILRLLQSFDYAQEVPKLVLYQSPQQPALSREDIALFAFLNRFGVDIIFYNPTGKLDIEKHLLEDTFDGHRLEHMVFDLQFEEPKQQKSKPDKMIKKLFNRFF, from the coding sequence ATGCAAACAGTCACAATTGAATCTGTTTTAGAAAGAGATTCTTATGATTGGCTACAAGCCTTCCAAGATTCAGCGAATGTGCGAACAGTTTACGAGGTGACACCACAGCAGGTCCGTTTTAGTCGTATCGCTGTTCGTATATTGGGCGTACCGATTGAAGAAGATGATTATTTTAATTCCTTATATACAATGTCCCAAAATCCCAATGTTCATATATTAAGTGAAGAATTAAATAAACATATTGAGCAAAAGGATTTTCAAGCATTGCAAACGATTTTAGAGCAACATCAGCAATCCCCTAAAGGCTTGTCTATAAATCGACTGATTGCCATGATGTATGGTCATCAACTCATTCCTAAGCACGATGATGCTTCAATGAATCGCCATTTACAGCTAGTGACGATGCGTGTAGTGGAACGCTTTCGAGAGCAGCAATCACTCGGTTTACTTGCCAATGATTTCCGACGCTTTTTAATAGATATGGTCAAGTGGCTAAAAAATCATTGGATTCAGTGGACAAAAACGATGAAGCCGACAGATGATTTTCCTAAGGTTGTTTGGTATGGTGAGACAACAATGAGTCAGTGCTATTTTCTTCTATTACTAATGGAGCTGGGCTGTGATGTGTTAATCTTCCATCCATCAGCGATTGATGAGTTTGCAACAGTAGATCCTACTGATGCATTTTCTGTTTCGTACGCCTACGTCAGTCAAACAGCGTTACAACCATTTCCTGATAAATTACGAGAGCGTCAAGCAACTGTTGGCTATAGTTCTAGCCAACATTACGAGCATTTAATGCATGACCATCAATCGGGTGTTTATCGACCTTGGCAATTTAAAGATCATATGCCACAATCATTAACATTACGTATGACCTATGATGATATTTTTATTTATGCTAACGAAAAGGCAATGGTTCGTCCGAAATTTGAGGCTCTCCGAGATAAAGTAATTATTCCTGTTATTTTCGCCAAAATAAGCGGTGTTTCTAGTAGACGTGAAGAGTATTGGGCCAATATGCATCAGTTGCTAGCTAGCCCGCAAACTGTATTTGTACAGGAATTTCCGTATGCTAAAACGAGCAGAGCGAATTTCCATTTTCACTATAAACATTGTTTAGTAAATGGTGAGCTATCTACGGAGCGCATCTTGCAAAGTGATTGGTGGCAATACGGGGAGTTAACACTGGAGTTACAACAAGCCATTGCTCATACGATTAAAACTTCTTGTGAACAGCCATTGCTTAAACGACAACCTAATGAGTCGCCATATGATTTGCAATTATTTTTATTTAAGCAAATGACGATGATCCCAAAGGAAATATTGCGCCTGTTACAAAGCTTTGATTATGCACAGGAAGTACCAAAGTTGGTGCTTTATCAATCACCTCAGCAACCGGCATTGTCCCGCGAAGATATTGCATTATTTGCATTTTTAAATCGCTTTGGTGTGGATATTATTTTCTACAACCCAACAGGAAAGCTTGATATAGAAAAGCACTTACTAGAGGATACGTTTGATGGGCATCGTTTAGAGCATATGGTGTTTGACTTACAATTTGAAGAGCCAAAGCAGCAAAAGTCAAAACCGGATAAAATGATTAAAAAATTGTTTAACCGTTTCTTCTGA
- a CDS encoding aromatic acid exporter family protein: MKLGARVFKTGVAIVFALFVAELLQLPSPVFAGIAAIFAIQPSIYRSYQTIVEQVQANVIGATIAVIFGLLFGHHVVAVGIAVITAIGIMLKFKLEKSLSLALVSVVAIMEIQGDDFLTFGLIRFLTILVGVLAAFVVNLVFLPPKYEVKLFRKIYFLQDDIIRWTRLAVRQASEHTSTKTALSKFKDRMLRVDTLYDFFKEERNYFKNKKFVKARKLVVYRQMITTSKKSLELLQRLHKHENELAQLPTQFHLMIQERLDFLLTYHEQLLLKYTGKLKPEHSEWSKHIDYIQRNQLMEIFINQITYAHAEGDTEFSSYHLLYILSRILDYEENLEHLDTLIVSYQSHHGEEINLEIEEEFI, translated from the coding sequence ATGAAATTAGGTGCCCGCGTATTTAAAACTGGTGTAGCTATTGTCTTTGCGTTATTTGTTGCTGAGCTCCTGCAATTACCGTCTCCAGTTTTTGCTGGAATCGCAGCAATCTTTGCCATTCAACCGTCAATTTATCGCTCCTATCAAACGATTGTTGAGCAAGTTCAAGCCAACGTTATAGGAGCTACCATTGCAGTTATTTTTGGTTTACTTTTCGGCCATCACGTTGTGGCTGTTGGCATTGCAGTCATTACAGCAATCGGCATAATGTTAAAATTCAAGCTTGAAAAGTCTCTTTCCTTAGCACTTGTATCAGTTGTAGCTATTATGGAAATTCAAGGCGATGACTTTCTGACATTCGGTCTTATCCGCTTTCTTACCATTTTAGTTGGGGTTTTAGCAGCATTTGTCGTCAACCTTGTGTTTTTGCCACCTAAATACGAAGTAAAACTTTTCCGCAAAATTTACTTTTTACAGGATGACATTATCCGTTGGACGCGTTTAGCTGTTCGTCAAGCCTCTGAACATACGTCTACTAAAACTGCTTTAAGCAAATTTAAAGACCGTATGCTGCGAGTGGACACACTCTATGATTTTTTCAAGGAAGAACGCAATTACTTTAAAAATAAAAAATTTGTTAAAGCACGGAAATTAGTTGTCTATCGCCAAATGATTACAACTTCTAAAAAAAGTTTAGAATTGTTACAACGGTTGCATAAGCATGAAAATGAATTGGCACAACTGCCGACTCAATTTCATTTAATGATTCAAGAACGACTGGACTTCCTGCTTACCTACCATGAGCAACTGTTACTGAAATATACAGGGAAATTAAAGCCTGAGCATTCAGAATGGAGTAAGCATATCGACTACATTCAGCGCAATCAGTTAATGGAAATTTTCATCAATCAAATAACCTATGCACACGCAGAAGGAGATACGGAATTTTCTAGCTATCATCTCCTTTATATTTTATCGCGTATTCTAGATTACGAAGAAAACTTAGAACATTTGGATACGCTCATTGTGTCATACCAAAGCCATCATGGTGAAGAAATCAACTTAGAAATCGAAGAAGAATTTATTTAA
- the bcp gene encoding thioredoxin-dependent thiol peroxidase yields the protein MTLVEGQKAPDFSLVNDKGEQVQLADFRGKYVILYFYPKDMTPGCTTEACDFRDKHDDFSQLNAVVLGVSPDDAQKHTKFIDKHGLPFSLLVDEDHAVAEAYGVWVLKKMYGREYMGIERSTFLIDTEGKLVKVWRKVRVKNHIEEVYAFLAKQEEH from the coding sequence ATGACTTTAGTAGAAGGACAGAAAGCACCGGATTTTTCACTTGTTAATGACAAGGGGGAGCAAGTGCAATTAGCAGATTTCAGAGGCAAATATGTTATTTTGTATTTTTATCCGAAAGATATGACACCAGGTTGTACGACAGAGGCTTGTGATTTCCGTGATAAGCACGATGACTTTAGTCAGTTGAATGCAGTTGTATTAGGTGTGAGCCCTGATGATGCTCAAAAGCATACGAAATTTATTGATAAGCATGGGCTGCCATTTTCTCTTTTAGTGGATGAGGATCACGCTGTAGCTGAGGCTTATGGTGTATGGGTCTTAAAAAAAATGTATGGACGTGAATATATGGGGATCGAACGTTCTACTTTTTTAATTGATACGGAAGGTAAGCTTGTAAAGGTATGGCGGAAAGTGCGTGTGAAAAATCATATTGAAGAAGTTTACGCTTTTTTAGCTAAGCAGGAGGAGCACTAA
- a CDS encoding HAD family hydrolase, which translates to MLLFTSDLDRTLIYSQRMMEKFPSKTAPIIAERKEGVGLSMMTEVTMSLLQQVHQQTLFVPVTTRAVHQYERIHVIKELRPTFAITSNGGTIIEQGHPNKEWSKILRKRIEDSSIPKADLVRKFNSYQSDEWLQQSFYVDELFYVHYVDVNVIQDVEVQAMIHEFAVHGWHVLLQGRKLYFLPKVLTKEAAISYLKEHCTYNMHVAAGDSIMDYGMLAIADKGYTPNHGDLKDKQPQILKNTMYSAHSGEAFTKYLLEDVLQLANKQPIV; encoded by the coding sequence ATGCTACTATTTACATCAGATTTAGATCGTACGCTTATTTACTCCCAGCGCATGATGGAGAAATTCCCATCGAAAACAGCACCGATTATAGCTGAACGAAAAGAAGGAGTGGGCCTTAGTATGATGACGGAAGTTACGATGTCATTATTGCAGCAAGTTCACCAACAAACCTTATTCGTACCAGTTACAACACGAGCAGTGCATCAATATGAACGCATCCATGTTATAAAGGAATTGCGTCCTACTTTTGCAATTACGAGCAATGGCGGTACAATAATAGAACAGGGACATCCTAATAAGGAATGGTCAAAAATATTACGTAAAAGAATAGAAGATTCCTCTATTCCAAAGGCGGATTTGGTACGCAAATTTAATAGCTACCAATCAGATGAATGGCTTCAACAATCGTTTTATGTTGATGAGCTATTTTATGTCCATTATGTCGATGTCAATGTTATACAGGATGTCGAAGTGCAAGCAATGATTCATGAATTTGCAGTCCATGGTTGGCACGTCTTGCTGCAAGGAAGAAAATTATATTTTTTGCCAAAAGTGCTTACAAAAGAAGCTGCAATCTCGTATTTGAAGGAGCATTGTACATATAATATGCACGTGGCGGCAGGCGATTCCATAATGGATTACGGCATGCTCGCTATTGCTGATAAAGGCTATACACCAAATCACGGTGATTTAAAAGACAAACAACCACAAATACTAAAGAACACAATGTATTCGGCTCATAGTGGTGAAGCATTTACGAAATATTTACTCGAGGATGTTTTACAATTGGCTAATAAGCAACCAATTGTGTAA
- a CDS encoding glutamate-1-semialdehyde 2,1-aminomutase, producing the protein MNHSKSEAVHEEALLHIVGGVNSPSRSYKAVGGGSPVAMARGKGAYFWDVDGNRYIDYLAAYGPIVTGHGHPHIAKAISHAAENGTLFGTPTEYEVTFAKMLKEAIPSMDKVRFNNSGTEAVMTTIRVARAYTGRTKIMKFAGCYHGHFDLVLVAAGSGPATLGTPDSAGVTTATAEEVITVPFNNPQAFTEAMDAWGDEIAAILIEPIVGNFGIVEPNPGFLELVHATAKEKGALTIYDEVITAFRFHYGGAQTLLGLTPDLTALGKVIGGGLPIGAYGGRKEIMDTVAPLGPAYQAGTMAGNPASMQAGIACLEVLATPGIYDEMDRLGAILEYGILTAAKKHGVTITLNRLKGALTIYFTDVKVENYEQAESSDGEIFGRFFKLMLNQGINLAPSKYEAWFLTTEHTEADIRETIEAVDYAFSQL; encoded by the coding sequence ATGAATCACTCAAAATCAGAAGCAGTACACGAAGAAGCGCTTTTGCATATCGTTGGTGGTGTGAACAGCCCTTCTCGTTCTTATAAAGCAGTAGGTGGTGGCTCCCCTGTTGCAATGGCCCGAGGAAAAGGAGCTTATTTCTGGGATGTTGACGGCAACCGTTATATTGACTATTTAGCTGCATACGGTCCAATTGTTACAGGGCATGGACATCCACATATTGCGAAAGCAATTTCTCATGCTGCTGAAAACGGTACATTATTTGGGACACCAACTGAATATGAAGTAACTTTCGCAAAAATGCTAAAAGAAGCCATTCCTTCAATGGATAAAGTACGTTTTAATAACTCTGGTACAGAAGCGGTCATGACAACGATTCGTGTTGCTCGTGCTTATACTGGCCGTACAAAAATTATGAAATTCGCTGGCTGTTACCACGGTCACTTTGACTTAGTATTAGTAGCTGCAGGTTCTGGCCCAGCTACATTAGGCACACCAGACTCAGCAGGTGTAACGACTGCGACTGCTGAAGAAGTGATTACCGTACCGTTTAATAATCCACAAGCTTTTACTGAAGCGATGGATGCATGGGGCGATGAAATCGCTGCTATTTTAATAGAGCCAATTGTCGGCAACTTCGGTATTGTTGAACCAAACCCTGGATTTTTGGAGTTAGTGCACGCTACAGCTAAAGAAAAAGGGGCACTTACGATTTATGATGAGGTTATTACTGCATTCCGTTTCCATTACGGTGGCGCACAAACGCTACTTGGATTAACACCTGACCTTACTGCATTAGGAAAAGTCATTGGTGGTGGTTTACCTATCGGTGCATATGGTGGTCGCAAAGAAATTATGGATACCGTTGCCCCACTTGGACCAGCATATCAAGCAGGGACAATGGCAGGAAATCCAGCATCGATGCAAGCAGGTATAGCATGCCTAGAAGTATTAGCAACTCCAGGCATTTACGATGAAATGGATCGTCTTGGTGCTATTTTAGAATATGGTATTTTAACTGCAGCCAAAAAACACGGTGTCACAATCACTTTAAATCGTCTAAAAGGTGCACTAACAATTTACTTTACAGATGTAAAAGTTGAAAACTATGAGCAAGCAGAAAGCAGTGACGGAGAAATTTTCGGTCGATTCTTTAAATTAATGCTTAACCAAGGTATTAACCTTGCTCCATCAAAATATGAAGCATGGTTTTTAACTACAGAGCATACAGAAGCAGATATTCGTGAAACAATCGAAGCTGTCGACTATGCATTTTCACAGCTTTAA
- the perR gene encoding peroxide-responsive transcriptional repressor PerR, translating into MSIPHLQDALDTLKTTGVRITPQRHAILEYLIQSMTHPTADEIYKALEGKFPNMSVATVYNNLRVFREVGLVKELTYGDASSRFDFVTNDHYHMICECCGKIVDFHYPGLDEIEHFASQVTDFDVHSHRLEIYGTCPACKDVEAKVQ; encoded by the coding sequence ATGTCTATACCGCATTTACAGGATGCACTTGACACGTTAAAAACAACTGGTGTGCGCATTACTCCTCAGCGTCATGCTATTTTAGAATATTTAATTCAATCTATGACACATCCAACTGCCGATGAAATTTATAAAGCACTTGAAGGGAAATTTCCGAATATGAGTGTGGCAACTGTCTACAATAATTTACGAGTTTTCAGGGAAGTAGGATTAGTGAAAGAGTTGACGTATGGGGATGCTTCTAGCCGTTTTGATTTTGTGACCAACGATCACTATCATATGATTTGTGAATGCTGTGGTAAGATTGTCGATTTCCATTACCCAGGTTTAGATGAAATCGAACATTTCGCTTCTCAAGTAACAGACTTTGATGTGCATTCACACCGTCTAGAAATATACGGCACATGTCCAGCATGTAAAGATGTTGAAGCGAAAGTACAGTAA
- a CDS encoding nucleotidyltransferase-like protein codes for MEQVLRPIYQERASQSNTLGVILMEKREEQSNVTDTFDTVLLIIVKEADQPVYTKHYLYEGNKVALHTVTEKLLRKWLLIGSNKKVVDWIFFGRVLFDRNEFLHKLKIELQEFPFSGRKIKTGIQFSKLIRRYLEGKEYFDKGSYLDAYNHVVDSLHHLGRLSIIDSGLYPEVTVWAQVKKIEPAIYKLYEELVMSSEPIEKRLELLFLASEFLIHSRTHDGAQHILEVMQTKESWTIQELHDHHELVNYSVDLEVFVEYLVGKGYILIDPVVAKSEMIFHRHYKVNKESIEIE; via the coding sequence ATGGAGCAAGTATTGCGTCCTATATATCAAGAACGCGCGAGTCAGTCTAATACATTAGGTGTTATTTTAATGGAGAAACGTGAAGAGCAAAGTAATGTTACTGACACATTTGATACGGTATTACTAATTATCGTGAAGGAAGCGGATCAGCCTGTTTATACAAAGCACTACTTATATGAGGGAAATAAGGTAGCCTTACATACTGTTACAGAAAAATTGTTACGGAAGTGGTTACTAATCGGCTCTAATAAAAAAGTCGTTGATTGGATTTTCTTTGGCAGAGTGTTGTTTGATCGCAATGAGTTCCTTCATAAACTAAAAATTGAACTGCAAGAGTTTCCGTTTAGTGGTCGGAAAATTAAAACGGGTATTCAATTCTCAAAGTTAATTCGACGTTACTTAGAAGGAAAAGAATATTTTGATAAGGGTAGTTACCTTGATGCATACAATCATGTAGTGGATTCCTTGCATCATTTAGGGCGATTGTCCATTATAGATAGTGGGTTATATCCAGAAGTTACAGTCTGGGCACAAGTGAAAAAAATTGAACCAGCCATTTACAAGCTCTACGAAGAACTAGTTATGAGCAGTGAACCAATTGAAAAGCGTTTAGAGCTTCTATTTTTAGCAAGTGAGTTTTTAATTCATTCACGTACACATGACGGAGCGCAACATATATTAGAAGTAATGCAAACAAAAGAGTCATGGACTATTCAGGAATTACATGATCACCATGAGCTTGTAAACTATTCTGTTGACTTAGAAGTATTCGTAGAATATTTAGTGGGGAAAGGCTACATTTTGATTGACCCTGTCGTTGCAAAAAGTGAGATGATATTTCATCGACATTATAAGGTGAATAAAGAGTCTATAGAAATTGAATAA
- a CDS encoding D-2-hydroxyacid dehydrogenase: MRIYFTFEPRPDLRKPLVEEFPQCDFVFENRLSTDELQKADVLVTYGEDLNDANIQYATKLKWIFVASAGVEKMPAQAIIDRDILVSNVRGIHKTPMAESILAHILAIKRALPWMYEQQKKSEWSKKGKQTELRDTTALILGPGAIGSEVGRLLQAFGVKTIGCNRSGNAAPYMDEMVNFTELTEALPKADIVLSVLPKTPDTTHLLKDEHFNAMKNDAIFMNFGRGNLVDEKVLIRAIEAGEIGYAVLDVFEEEPLSANNPLWSYSNVIVSPHVSSHSSRYVERSLDIFKPSLTKWLDGDTALENVMDLSRGY, translated from the coding sequence ATGAGAATCTATTTTACGTTTGAGCCAAGACCAGATTTACGTAAACCGTTAGTAGAGGAATTCCCACAATGTGATTTTGTATTTGAAAATCGTTTATCTACGGATGAATTACAAAAAGCAGATGTACTGGTTACATATGGTGAAGATTTAAATGATGCCAATATACAGTATGCTACAAAACTAAAGTGGATTTTTGTTGCTTCGGCAGGTGTAGAGAAAATGCCAGCACAAGCCATTATTGATCGCGATATTTTAGTATCTAATGTGCGAGGGATTCATAAAACACCGATGGCCGAGTCAATACTTGCTCATATTTTAGCCATTAAGCGTGCATTGCCATGGATGTATGAACAACAAAAGAAAAGTGAATGGTCGAAAAAAGGAAAGCAAACGGAATTACGAGATACTACAGCACTTATTTTAGGACCGGGTGCCATTGGATCGGAAGTAGGTCGGTTACTACAAGCGTTTGGGGTAAAAACAATAGGCTGTAACCGTTCAGGCAATGCAGCACCTTATATGGATGAGATGGTGAATTTCACCGAGTTAACAGAAGCTTTGCCTAAGGCGGATATCGTTCTTTCTGTCTTACCGAAAACACCGGATACTACGCACTTATTGAAGGATGAGCATTTTAATGCTATGAAAAACGATGCCATTTTCATGAATTTTGGTCGTGGAAATTTAGTAGATGAGAAAGTTCTTATTCGTGCTATTGAAGCGGGTGAGATTGGTTATGCCGTATTAGATGTGTTTGAAGAAGAACCACTTAGTGCAAACAATCCTTTATGGTCATACTCGAATGTAATTGTTTCACCACATGTTTCAAGTCATTCTTCACGTTATGTAGAGCGTAGCTTAGATATTTTTAAGCCAAGTTTGACGAAATGGTTGGATGGAGATACCGCTTTAGAAAATGTTATGGATTTGTCGAGGGGCTATTAA